The Cellulophaga sp. RHA19 genome includes the window GCTACTGGCAAGGTTTATGGCTAGACAACGTTATAGGACAAAGAGTAGCTTGGATAGAGAACTATTTTAATCGTTCTGCACATAATATTAATAAAAAGGTATGGCCTTTAGTTAATAGCAAAAGTACAGATACATATACTCCAATTACCTTAATGAGTAAAGAAATGCTGTATTCTGCTGCTAATGGTGGTACCGTGTTTGTAATTAGAGATAATGATAACTCTACAAATGATGATGCAGCAAACAGGAGATCTGCCAGAAGAGACCATCTATACAAATTGTTTGAAAAAATTGTAGATGAAAAGTTAATTACTCCTAAAGCTCAAGTAAAAGCCAATACAAAAAAAGCGGTGCAGTTTATTACTGCAGCGGAGCACGGTACAAGAAAAAAAGAGGATTATAAAACTATTTATCAAAAATATAAGGAGCTATTTAGTAAAACACATAAGGTTACAAAATACGATAACGAAAAAATAGCAACTGATGTAATACCAGACAATCAAGGAACATATGGTATTATACCTATTGTTTCTAAATTTAGTGGAGCTGCAGACTGGCGAGTAACCAGATTAAAATTAGACGATATTAATACAGGAGCCAAGGTTAATAATGCTTTTAACGCAAAAGCACCTCATAAAGGTACTGCTTGGGTTAATAAAACTGGCAAAAAATATATTATCCTTAATTCTGTTGAAGGCAGAAAATACTTAGATAACCAAACTTACAATATAGATTTTGGAGACAGTAATTTTATAAATAGCATTAAAGGTGGTATTAACATAAGCACCTATATTGTTAGTAAACTAAATAGTGAAGGCGACAAGCTTACCTTAATTGTTAACTCTAATAAGTACCAACAGTACTTAATAAACAAACCAGACGTTAAGGTGGCTTCTAGCCCTATTGAAAACACTAAAATTCTAGTTAATTGCGACTCTAAACCTAAGGTAACACTTAATATTGATGATGCTCTGGTTTCTTCAGATTGGGATGGAAGCACTAAAACTTTAACATTAAAAATTAAACACGATGCTAAGTTTAATGATATAGTAACTGTAACCATTAATGAAAACACAAGTACAGCATCTGCTAATAAAACTTTATTAGAAACTAAAACAGATAGTCTTAATAAAGAGGTAGATCAAGAAAATTTAAAATTATTTCCTAATCCAACTACTAATTTTTTACAAGTAGATTATAAAAAAGATTCTCAAATTAAAGAGATTTTTATTAGGGACGTAAATGGACTTTTAATTAAAACTGTAAATTACACTAACACAACATCTCCTTACACTGTAGATGTAAGTAAATTATCTAAAGGAATTTACTTTTTGAGCTTTAAAGACTCTAGTAAAATTATAACTAAAAAATTTATAGTTAATTAAACATACAATTCTTAATACAAAAGCCTCTTCAATAAAAAATGAAGAGGCTTTTTTTCTTTAAACAAAACTGTTCTTTTTAAAATTAACACTAACCACAGTACTGCTCTTTTTACTTTTGTGTACTTTAGTTTTTCTAATACCTAACCAATTAAAGCTATGCTTAAAAACTTATGCCTATGCATTTTATTAATTGTATTTGTTTGTGCTAATTCTTTTTCTCAACAAATTGAAACAAACTTTCTTGGTTCTTTTCCGTTTACTTTTACTTCTAAAAACAACATTGCAGTACAGGCCATTTTAAATAAAAAAGACACTGTTAGTTTAATGCTACATACAGCAGCAGAATCTATAACTTTAATTAAAGATAGCGCCACAAAAGTAACTAGCGTACAATGGAACACAGAAGATACTGTAGAAAGTTGGGGAGGTAAAAGCACGTCTAGACATAGCAATAGCAACACATTACAAATAGGAAGTTTTAATTGGGAAAATTTACCTATTTGGGAAAATAAAAATTCAGGACCAGGAACAGATGGCAAATTTGGACCTAGTTTATTTAAGCGCAAAGCCCTACATATTAGCTTTACAAACCACAAAATAACGGTATACAAAACAATACCTAAAAAAATAAAAGGGTATAAAAAAATCCCTTTAAATTATAAAGACGGATTTATGTTTTTAGGCGGAGAAAGTAGTATTGAATCTAAAAAGTATACCAACACATTTTTAATTCACTCTGGGTATACTGGTTTTATTTTGTTTGATGATGATTTTGCTAAAACAAATAAATTAGATTCGCTTTTAAAAATAACAGACACTAAAGAACTTAAAGACTCTTATGGTAATGTACTAAAAACACAAAAGGCTATTTTGCCTAAATTTAAAGTTGGCAAAACTACATTTAAAAATGTCCCTATTGGCTTTTTTAAAGGCGCAATTGCTAGGCAAAGTATGAGTGTTTTAGGTACTGATTTTTTAAAAAGGTTTGATTTTTATATTAGTGCAGATAGAACATTTATGTACTTAAAGCCAAACAAAAACTATAATTTACCCTATAACAAATAACATTAAATCAAAAAATAAATAGTAAATGGATGTTTTAGATCATTTTACAGAATTAGTAAATAAGCACTTTATTACACAACACGAGATTTCTTTTTATGAAAAAGAACTTGGTTTAAAACCTAAGTATTTAAGTAAACTTGCTAAAAAAAATAATTTACAACCACCTTGTCAAGTTTTATTAGAAAAGCAAATAACACACGGCAAACAATTGCTAAAACAAACAGATAAAACCATTAAAGAAATTGCTTTTGAAATGAACTTTGAAGATCATTTTTATTTTAGTAAAGTATTTAAACGCAAAACTGGGCAAACACCTACAGAATACAGAAGTTCTTTAAAGTGAACCTTTGTCCATTGCCAATTGTTATACACGGCTATACCTTTGCTTTTTTAAAAATTAAAAATTAGCAGAAATGAAAAATTTTACAAAGCATAGCATAGAAAGCGCTCCAGAAGCATCTAAAGAACTCTTAAAATACGGAGAGCAAAAATACGGAGCTGTGCCTAACTTGTTTAAATATATGGCTGGCGCACCTGCATCTTTAGAAGCGTATAACAGTTTATTTAAAATATTTTCTACTACGTCTTTTACAGCTGGTGAGCAACACCTAATATTACTTGCTGCAAGTGTTGTTAACAAATGTGATTATTGTACTGCTGCACATACTAGAGCCGCTAAAGCAAATGGTGTAGCATCTAAAACCCTAAATGCTATACGCAAACAAAAACAGCTAGAAGACACTAGGTTAGATGTACTTGTAAATATTACCAAAAAAATTACAGAGACCAGAGGTAACGTTTCTAAAAACGATTTAGAGGTTTTTTACAATGCAGGTTTTTCCCCAGAAAATATAATGGAAATTATTGTTGGCGTATCCTTAAAAACCCTAAGTAACTACATTAACCACATTACAGAAAATGTGATAAACGAATCTTTAGAACCTTTTGCGGTTGGTAAAGAAATTGAAGATTAAAAAATTCAGATCATTATTATACTTTTATACAAACCACCATTTAGGTGGTTTTGTTTTTTTAACTTGTGAGTTATTTACGTATTTAATATGAAACATATAGTTTATACCTGTTTTCTAGCAATTTTGTTTTTAACGTCTTGTAAAACCAATTCAAGAACCTTAATAACCAATGCAAACAAAGACATTACATATTGGGGAAGAGTAGATACTACTGCGACAGATAGTACAGATTTACATTGGTCTGGCACATCTATAAAATTAAATTTTGAAGGTTCCGATATAGAAGCCTTATTACAAGATGAAAAAGGAGAAAACTACTATAATATTCTTGTAGATAATGACAGCACTAAATTATTACGATTAGATACTACAAAACGTTATTATACACTTGCCCGTAATTTAAAAAAAGGAAAGCATACTGTAGAGTTGTTTAAAAGAACAGAATGGGATAAAGGCAAAACAAGCTTTTTTGGTTTTAAACTGAATAAAAAAGGTAAAATACTACCAAAAGACACACCTAAAACCAGAAAAATTGAATTTTACGGAAACTCTATTACTGCTGGTTATGCTGTTGAAGATTATACTGGCAATGACAGACCAGATAGTACATACACCAACAATTATTTAAGTTACGCTGCTATTACAGCCAGACATTTTAATGCCGAATACAGAGCTATTTGCAAAAGCGGAATTGGAATTACTGTAAGCTGGTTTCCCATAATAATGCCAGAGCTATACAATAGGCTAAATCCTAATAATAAAAACAGCTTATGGGATTTTTCTTTGTACCAGCCAGATATAGTTGTTGTAAATTTATTTCAGAATGATTCTTGGATAGTGAATATGCCAAAAAATGAAGAATTTAAACATAGGTTTGGGAACAAAAAACCAGAAGACGACTTTTTTGTTACTGCCTACCAAAACTTTATTACTAGCCTAAGAAAAGAATATCCTAATGCTAAAATTATATGTGCTTTAGGAGCTATGAATGCTACAAAAGAAGACTCTAAATGGATGAGTTTTATTAGCAAAGCGGCAACAAAATTAGCAGATAAAAATGTTTATACTCATTTTATGCCTTATAAAAATACACCTGGGCATCCATCTATAAAAGAGCAAGAAGATATGGCTAAAAGTCTTATTACTTTTATTGATAAAAACATAGACTGGTAAGGTCATTGCCTAATTTTAAAAACCATATATCATTTATACAAAATAAATACTGTAAGTTTTTTCTACAGATTTAACATCATATACATTACAACTGTCTAGTAAA containing:
- a CDS encoding carboxymuconolactone decarboxylase family protein, which produces MKNFTKHSIESAPEASKELLKYGEQKYGAVPNLFKYMAGAPASLEAYNSLFKIFSTTSFTAGEQHLILLAASVVNKCDYCTAAHTRAAKANGVASKTLNAIRKQKQLEDTRLDVLVNITKKITETRGNVSKNDLEVFYNAGFSPENIMEIIVGVSLKTLSNYINHITENVINESLEPFAVGKEIED
- a CDS encoding SGNH/GDSL hydrolase family protein codes for the protein MKHIVYTCFLAILFLTSCKTNSRTLITNANKDITYWGRVDTTATDSTDLHWSGTSIKLNFEGSDIEALLQDEKGENYYNILVDNDSTKLLRLDTTKRYYTLARNLKKGKHTVELFKRTEWDKGKTSFFGFKLNKKGKILPKDTPKTRKIEFYGNSITAGYAVEDYTGNDRPDSTYTNNYLSYAAITARHFNAEYRAICKSGIGITVSWFPIIMPELYNRLNPNNKNSLWDFSLYQPDIVVVNLFQNDSWIVNMPKNEEFKHRFGNKKPEDDFFVTAYQNFITSLRKEYPNAKIICALGAMNATKEDSKWMSFISKAATKLADKNVYTHFMPYKNTPGHPSIKEQEDMAKSLITFIDKNIDW
- a CDS encoding T9SS type A sorting domain-containing protein, with the protein product MKSNDKLSKLLLVFITVLFTQSNYLCAQNFSSAPELITPRETWQISKEALSFRFIAPNDNSFRNIIKNNVISVGGFDNIKPKPFAQQTAVYRIQISKEEDFSSSSIIYSKHLKLWSMQHGTTQHIPNQIFSPGTYYWRMRCEVDKGGTKRTSPWSVKKKFKLVNKSVQPMRYKISDSNPLFVIADAHTAELHNDDASYFANMHKDGFTKNDFSANKRKHVAVVLNDRSKGAERFIEDNYAVGEYLDLYNKIEDWGYKTMIFHQYSLAEQDWFYRKYPNCIGNFTGETEDLVLYYEKDDEFNKETNLFFNRSLKLAELHGGYFMNATHYYSKAYVSAQFSPMFTNSEVYNNLKKYSKHIIWGTKNNSSYAKHVMDGYWQGLWLDNVIGQRVAWIENYFNRSAHNINKKVWPLVNSKSTDTYTPITLMSKEMLYSAANGGTVFVIRDNDNSTNDDAANRRSARRDHLYKLFEKIVDEKLITPKAQVKANTKKAVQFITAAEHGTRKKEDYKTIYQKYKELFSKTHKVTKYDNEKIATDVIPDNQGTYGIIPIVSKFSGAADWRVTRLKLDDINTGAKVNNAFNAKAPHKGTAWVNKTGKKYIILNSVEGRKYLDNQTYNIDFGDSNFINSIKGGINISTYIVSKLNSEGDKLTLIVNSNKYQQYLINKPDVKVASSPIENTKILVNCDSKPKVTLNIDDALVSSDWDGSTKTLTLKIKHDAKFNDIVTVTINENTSTASANKTLLETKTDSLNKEVDQENLKLFPNPTTNFLQVDYKKDSQIKEIFIRDVNGLLIKTVNYTNTTSPYTVDVSKLSKGIYFLSFKDSSKIITKKFIVN
- a CDS encoding helix-turn-helix transcriptional regulator, translated to MDVLDHFTELVNKHFITQHEISFYEKELGLKPKYLSKLAKKNNLQPPCQVLLEKQITHGKQLLKQTDKTIKEIAFEMNFEDHFYFSKVFKRKTGQTPTEYRSSLK